In Salmo salar chromosome ssa14, Ssal_v3.1, whole genome shotgun sequence, the sequence TAGGCTTATTCATTTTTAGCCTAAGCCAATGTTCATTCAAGTGCTAGAAAGAATGttacaggcaaaacgtcagtatagggacaaagtggagtcacaattcaacagctcaaacacgagacttatgtggcagggtctacagacaatcacggactacaaaaacaaaaccaGCCATGTTGTGGACACTGTTTAGCTTCCGGAGAAGCTAAACACCTttttcgcccgctttgaggatagcaCAGTGCCACCGTTGCGGCCTGCTTCCAaggcctgtgggctctccttctccgtgaccgacatgagtaagacatttaacacgatgcaatcgccatcgcactgcacactgccctatcccatctggacaagaggaataccaatgtaagaatgctgctcattgactacagctcagcattcaacaccatagtaccctccaagctcatcattaaacaCGAGGCCCTGGATCTgaacccgccctgtgcaactgggtcctggacctgacaagccacccccaggtggtgagggtaggaaacaatacctccacttcgctgatcctcaacactggggccccacaagggtgcgtgctcagccccctcctgtattccctgttcacccatgactgtgtggccaggcacgcctccaactcgatcatcaagtttgcagattacacaacagtagtaggtttgattaccaacaatgacaaaacagcctacagggaagaggtgagggctctgagtgtggtgccagggaaataacctctcactcaacaaaacaaaggagatgatcgtagatttcaggaaacagctgagggagcatccccctaatccacatcgacgggaccgcagtggagaaagtggaaagcttcaagttcctcggcgtacacatcactgacaaactgaaatggtccacccacacagacagtgtgatgagaaggtgcaacagcgcctcttcaacctcaggaggctgaagaaatgtgtcttggcacctaaaaccccttacaaacttttacagatgcataattgagagcatcctgtcgtgctgtatcaccgcctggtacagcaactgcaccgctcgcaaccgcagggctctctccagagggtggtgaggtctgcccaacgcatccctggaggcaaactacccgccctccaggacatctacagcacccaatgtcacaggaaggcaaaagaAAATCAGCAAGGGCATTAACCACCCGAGTCACTGCccgttcaccccactatcatccagaaggcgggggtcagtacaggtgcatcaaaactgggaccggaagactgaaaaactgcttctatctcaaggccatcagaagcacattagaggctgctgcctatatacatagacttgaaatcactggccactttaataaatggaacactagtcactaataatgtttacatattttgcattactcatctcatactgtATCTTCGTCTATGCCGCTCTGAGATTGCTCGTccacatatttatatattcttaattacatacctttacttagatgtgtgtattgttgtgaaattgttagatattactgcactgttggagctagagacacaagcacttcgctacacccacaacaacatctgctaaacacgtgtgtgaccaatacaattagaTTTTGAGCTAAATAATCCTTTGTTTATCTTTTATATGAATGCACAATTCATGTTATTGAAAATAATGTTTGAGACAACTCAGACACCGACTCATCATTAATTTATTTTTTGTTGGCAGTTTTTGAAAGTGCTGCTGCCGGAGCTTATGACCGATTGCCCGTTGCGCAATTCAAGGACATTAATAAACACTGACAATATTACTATAATAAACAGTGACAATATTACAAATATTAGTTTATCATTTTAACTTGTCAAAGTAACATTTCCTGCAACTTATTGACAGTAGCCTGTGTGTTGGCATATATTATTGGCTGTTTGGTTTGCAAGGAGGGATTTTCTGACGGCACAATTTACTTTGGCAACACTTTGGTCTAGTAACGCAGATACGTACCATGTGTGTTTATACTTCCAATTCGATTAGTCTATCTTGCaattgtttgttctctctctcataactaTACTATGTTTTTATTTAGGCTATTTTCAAACAACTGTCTGAATTGGAACTCTGTTAATTCAATGGTTGATCATGAAAGAGTAGGTTATGCCTAGGCCAACAAGTCATATTCAAATCGAATAaggattggggagaaaaagggaaaTTACGATTTtaaaacaataagccagacaaCGGAGCGTCCGCTGTAAAAGGCCCATGATCATCAGACATTGGAGAGGGGAAAAACCACAGTAGGCCCCGTCTGACATTTTGGCTGCTTTGGTGCTCTCCTCTCTTTGTACAATCTACATTGTCCTTTTGCATTACGCTAATATTCTAACTACCTCATATGTATTGAACATTTAGGCTATGGGAAAAAGGGAATAGGCCAATTGGCATGTCGCCCTGCTGTGTGCTCGGTGGTAAAATCATCCAACCCTAGTGGCAATGCGTCACTAGTTTCCATCATCTTCCTGAGAACTTCCCCAGGCTTTCAAAAGTAAACTAGAGATCTAGACAAGGAAAGTGTATGTTTAAGTTGGAACATCTACTCACTCAAAAGCCTCGAGAGGAACGTTAATCTCATGTAGCTGCTGGCGACATTTCTCAATGTCCTGCAGTCCCGTGATCATGTAGTTTCTGAAATGCACAGGAGTAGAGACGTTTCAACAACTAGCAGGCAAAATCATCAACCACAACTACCATACAACTAACTTCCTACCTCGACATGACTGTCAGCATTTAACCTggtctgtaaactggtcatctctgtatacccgtcgcaagacacACTGGtggatgcttatttataaaaccctcttaagaCCTCAcacccccctatctgagatacctactgcagccctcatcctccacctgTTCTGACagccacattctgttaaaggtcctcaaagcacacacatcccttgggttgctcctcttttcagttgaCTGCAGCTAGCGACTAGAACTAGCTGCAAACaaaactcaaactggacagttttctctcttcattcaaagactcaatcatggacaccctTACTGAcatttgtggctgctttgcgttatgtattgttgtctctaccttcttgtcctttgtgctgttgtctgtgcccaaaaatgtttgtaccatgttttctgctgctgccatgttgtgttgctgctaccatgttgttgtgtgttgctaccacgctatgttgtcttaggtctctctttatgtagtgttgtggtgtctcttgtcgtgatgcgTTTTTTAATCCCagtccctgtccccgcaggagaccttttgccttttggtaggcagtcattgtaaataatacatttgttcttaactgacttgcctagttaaataaaggtaaaagaaaAAATGTATGTGCAGTCTTTTATAACCTTTTGTGTGTCTATGACAGCGATGTGCAACTTTAGTCCTCGGGGGCCTGGTGTCACTTTTTCCCTAGTCCCAACTAACACGGCTGACTCCATTTAAATCAACTAATTATGATCTtccgttttttttaaataaaagtgtgacaccactccggccctcgaggactggagtttcccATACCTGGTCTATGACATTGATAGCTAGTTAGTACAGTCaaagtagctaactagctagctaacttaactATGTGGAGGCTAACTAGCATTGGCTAACCATAATTTTACTTTTGTAAACAACTCTACTGTATTGATAACTTGGGGAGTTAGTATTAACATATTTATGTGGCTAGCTATGATGGCTAGTAATACTAGaaacacctagctagctaactggcatCACTTACAGTTTTTGGTTGAGtcctgtttgactgctaggttgaAAGTCGCTAACGATAATTCCCATCTGTCGAATATTTTCAACGAACTTCTCGAGATGCTCCTCGAGGTTATCAAATTTCTCAGCCATGTCTCCAACAAAACGTTATGTGTTCATTTCTCATAAAGATAaaatatttgtggaaatataAAAACCCAGACAAAGTCTTTTGTCAATTCATCACAATGTTAATCACTTCCCAGACCCCCAtggggtcgtcactagttaccacagccacaaggtGTTCATTAAggctaaaccccgcctatttctataatgtatcttcttaaaatctgattttaaaacgAACCTTAACCCCGACATTACCCACACTGATAACATCATGTCTAACCTTAAATTAATAGCAAAAAGCACATTttggttttcatacatttttacgataacgcaaattttgactttgtggctgtggtaactagggaAAAATACTCCCATGGCATACTGCTTTCCGGAAGAGTGAGAACCAATCATTGGCGAATGTGTAGTTGCCGTAGCGACAGACTGCCGTCTGCAGCTCAAGATTACCGCAAAGCGTCGCGCTCTGAAATATCGATACATTGTTGCAACTAACATTGATTTTAAAACGTATCATCCTCACCACGCATGTGTAATgccattcgcagagtacgaccctgcctcacacaggaagcggcgcaggtcctaatccaggcacttgtcatctcccgtctggattactgcaactcgctgttggctgggctccctgcctgtgccattaaacccctacaactcatccagaacgccgcagcccgtctggtgttcaaccttcccaagttctctcacgtcaccccgctcctccgctctctccactggcttcctgttgaagctcgcatccgctacaagaccatggtgcttgcctacggagctgtgaggggaacggcacctccgtaccttcaggctctgatcaggccctacacccaaacaagggcactgcgttcatccacctctggcctgctcgcctccctacctctgaggaagcacagttcccgctcagcccagtcaaaactgttcgctgctctggcaccccaatggtggaacaagctccctcacgacagcagagtcaatcaccaccttccggagacacctgaaaccccacctctttaaggaatacctaggataggataaagtaatccttctaacccccccccatccccccccttaaaagatttagatgcactattgtaaagtggttgttccactggatatcataaggtgaatccaccaatttgtaagtcgctctggataagagcgtctgctaaatgacttaaatgtaaatgtaatgcagtGAATTTTCCTGCATTTATTTATAGTTTGGTGGACAATGTTATGTAAACGTTTAGAATTAATAAAAGCAGTGCAGTGAAACattaaaatatacaaaatataaaaTAGAGTAAAATACTTTGTAGGCTACTTAAGACAGCCTGTTTGAAGCCACTTTGTAATATAATAGCCTGAAcattaggctataggctacactaAATATATCCCCAAGTCTCTTGTCCTGTTAGGATAGAACATAGACATGAATAAGCTACAAAATAATTTAAAGTATGGCTTTCAGTGTTAGTGGGACACTTTAGTAAATGAACTGGGACACTATTTTTCTCATTGGAAATACATTAGTGTTCCACTTGACCTCACACTTGTCATGAACTCATCAATAAGACTTTGTAGAAGCTTGTAGATAACACACTCTGCTTTTACAATTTTGTGACAATAACCGTTTAAAACAAACCTCTCCATGCCATTAGAAAATGTATTTGGAGACGTTCCAAGCTCTTGGTGAAAATCTAACTAAAGGAGTCTGTACAGCTTTTACTTGATCCTGAAACACCTCTACAATCCCCCAAATTCTGTCCCCGTTCATAAATGTAGACTATTTTCTATCCTCCATTTCTTACATGTCAGGTGCTtgcttcctttctttcttttcctACTCTTATTATATCCCTGATTCCTTCAACCGTCATCATATGATGTTCATTTACTATATAGCATCTAAAATCGATTCAGAGATGTTATGAACAACTAAAACAACATATTTCAGTGTATTTATAGAATATCTAATGAAGggaaatacatttaaattgaTTAAAGGTTTGTTTTGTAGCTGAAAAGGTCCCTGTCCCACTATTCAAGCACAATTCAGGGGAAGTGGAACAGCACTATAAATCTAATTTCATAAAATATAATAACTGTTTACATGAATGGttattatatactgaacaaaaatataaacacaacatgcaacaatttcaacaattttactaagttacagttcataaggaaatcagtcaattgaaataaataaattaggccctaatctatggatttcacatgactgggcatagGTCAACCCACTTGGGAACCAAGGcctacccactggggagccaggcccaaccaaTCGGAAtacgtttttccccacaaaaggcatttattacagacagaaatactcctcagtttcatcagctgtctgggtggctggtatcAGACGATTCCACAGGTGAAGAAGTCAGAtgtggcggcttatggtagagaaatgaacattcaactctctggcaacaactctggtggacattcctgcagtcagcaagccaattgcacactccctgaaaacttgagacatctgtggcattgtgttgtgtgacaaaactgcacattttagagtggccttttattttttCTGTGTATGGATCATAAAAGAccactgggatcttttatttcagctcatgaaacatgggaccaacacttcacattttgtgtttatatttttattcagtatatattTATAAACACTACAAATAACTATTAATTTAATACAAAAAGCTAGATTGTTGAATTAGCCTTGTCAATCTAGCACAAGGTTTGAtaaagtgccttgcaaaagtattcatcccccttggcgtttttcccagtttgttgcattacaacctgtaatttaaatggattttatgtaaaggacatacacaaaatagtccaaataggtggagtgaaatttaaaaaatgacttgtttaaaaaaattatattaaaaaaaaaatagaaaagtggtgagtgcatatgtattcaccccctttgctatgaagcccctaaataagatctggtgcaaccaattaccttcataagtcacataattagttaaataaagtccacctgtgtgcaatctaagcgtcacatgatctgtcccatgatctcagtatatatacacctgttctgaaagtccccagagtctgcaacaccactaagcaaggggcaccaccaagcaagcggcaccatgaagaccaaggagctctccaaacaggccagggacaaagttgtggagaagtacagatcagggttgggttataaaaaaaatatcagaaactttgaacatccaactgagcaccattaaatccattatttaaaaaatcataagaatatggcaccacaacaaacctgtcatgagagggccgcccacaaaactcatggaccaggcaaggagggcattaatcagagaagcaacaaggagaccaaagataaccctgaatgagctgcaaagctccacagcggagattggagtatctgtccataggaccacttcaaGCCGTACacaccacagagctgggctttacggaagagtggccagaaaaaaaagccattgcttaaagaaaaaaaataagcaaacacgtttggtgttcgcaggggcgaaaatctgatatcaact encodes:
- the LOC106570338 gene encoding mediator of RNA polymerase II transcription subunit 10, with the translated sequence MAEKFDNLEEHLEKFVENIRQMGIIVSDFQPSSQTGLNQKLNYMITGLQDIEKCRQQLHEINVPLEAFEYIDQGRNPQLYTKECLERALAKNEQVKGKIDTMTKFKSLLISELGKVFPEEMTKYKAIHGDYPPS